Genomic DNA from Deinococcota bacterium:
AGTTCAATGCGTGTTATGAAGAATCTTTCCCCCTTCAGCCTGCTCCTCTTCGTCTTAGCGGCGTGTGGGGGCCTGCCCGAGCAGCCCGGCGGCGCGCCGGCGGCGCCGACCAATCTCGAGGCCTTTCCCGGCGACGGTGAAGTTCGCCTCAGTTGGGATGCCAGTGGTGACGCTACGGGTTATCACGTCTACCGCGGCGCCAGCGCGGACAACGTCATGACCGCCGCGAACCGCCTCACCCTCGAGCCCGAAACCACCACGAGCTACCTCGATCCGGGGCTCGCCAACGGCGTCACCTATTACTACGTCGTGACCGCCGTGGACGCGGCCGGCAGGGAGTCGCCCGCGCAGGCGCCGCCCGTCTCGGCCATGCCCCAGCCGGGCGGCGAGCCGGGTGTGGGCCGATTGGCCGCGCAGCCCTCGGAACTCGTCTTTAGCGGCGTGCAGGGCGAGGTAAGCGCCGCCCAGAGCCTCACCTTGAGCAACCAGGGCGACGCCGCGGCCGAGCTTCACGGCCTCGAGCTGAGCGGTGAGCACGCCGCTGCCTTTAGCCTGTCGGGCGCGCCGGCCTTGCCCTTCGTCCTCGAGCCGGGCGCGGAGCTCAGCCTCGACCTCACCTTCACCCCCGCCGACACTCAGGTAGGCAGCCTCAGCGCCCGGCTCGAGTTGGGCGCTGAGCACGGCGACGACCAGGCGGAGGGCGCGAGCGCCGAGCTCTACGGCCTCAGCGCCAGGGGCCTGGGCGGCAGGGACGAGCCCACCCTCCAGGAGGTCGTCGCTACCCTGGGCTATACCATCGACATCGGTTCAGACGAGCTCGAGTTTGGCCAGGATCCCGCGCCGCTCGGCGACGAGGTCCTGGTGCCGCGCTTCAGGAGGGCGGGGCCGGGTGAGGTCGGCCTCCGGCCGGTGGCGCGCTACTCGCCCGACGAGCTGGTTCCCTTCGGCTACTACACCTTCGACACCTCGGCCGACACCTCCGCCGACGCGTCCGCCGGGGTGATCTCCTACAGCCAGGTGGCGCAGATCGAGGTAGGGCAGGATCAGACATTGAATCCGGCCATCGTCCCAGGCGGTGAGAGCAGCTTCGATCCGGGCGACGCCGACTTCGGCGTCTACGTGAGAAGCCAGCACTTCGGCTACACCACCCACACAGAGGACCACCTGAACACCGCCCAGCCTCAGCTTCCCCACGCCGTGCGCGTCTACCCCATCCGGGACCGGAGCGGGGAAGAGGTCGCCAACAGCTATCTGCTGGCCTTCGAGGACTGGCGGAACGGCGACTTCCAGGACTACGTCTTCGTGATCTCGAACGTCGCGCCCGCCGCGGGCGGACCCACGCCGGCGCCGCAGAGCGACGCGGTTCTCACCACCGAAAACCGCGCCGGGGTGGCCGACGGGCAACTGCAGCCGGGCTTTTTCAACGACTGGCTGTCCTTTAGCCGCATCGACAGCATCCCCGACAACTGGCCCGAACAGTCGGACTGGACCGACCTGCGCTACCAGGACGTGGCCACCTTGCGCCTCCGCAACGAGGGCGCGGGCGACGACCTCGTCGTCGTCGGCTTCGACTTCTTTGGGCAACACGCCGACCAGTTCGCGGTTCGCCTCGAGGAGAACCCGGACCTGACCCTGC
This window encodes:
- a CDS encoding choice-of-anchor D domain-containing protein, which produces MKNLSPFSLLLFVLAACGGLPEQPGGAPAAPTNLEAFPGDGEVRLSWDASGDATGYHVYRGASADNVMTAANRLTLEPETTTSYLDPGLANGVTYYYVVTAVDAAGRESPAQAPPVSAMPQPGGEPGVGRLAAQPSELVFSGVQGEVSAAQSLTLSNQGDAAAELHGLELSGEHAAAFSLSGAPALPFVLEPGAELSLDLTFTPADTQVGSLSARLELGAEHGDDQAEGASAELYGLSARGLGGRDEPTLQEVVATLGYTIDIGSDELEFGQDPAPLGDEVLVPRFRRAGPGEVGLRPVARYSPDELVPFGYYTFDTSADTSADASAGVISYSQVAQIEVGQDQTLNPAIVPGGESSFDPGDADFGVYVRSQHFGYTTHTEDHLNTAQPQLPHAVRVYPIRDRSGEEVANSYLLAFEDWRNGDFQDYVFVISNVAPAAGGPTPAPQSDAVLTTENRAGVADGQLQPGFFNDWLSFSRIDSIPDNWPEQSDWTDLRYQDVATLRLRNEGAGDDLVVVGFDFFGQHADQFAVRLEENPDLTLPFSIAAGAFEDVQVTFLGGPNQEGDPLVAPVPPFCSPGREQAQQCAEVRRATMTIVSNATGGANTAVELAGAQQTRPEWVFETSLTQLAMVFGYGTDIGEPLVESSDSPLAGDEIREPFWTRADSSQPVYVRQMAAFHGCCLYSDWFDLGSANTRFFHHPDYAQSIFPPLQGNPERRAQRLYNSPPARFEIRVGSGPQVYTTNVAATESGNLGVRMWPVKDRSGAPVPNAYLVAQDYVDAQPEQEGCGDGDGGGVANCDYNDNVYLITNIEPAR